In Rutidosis leptorrhynchoides isolate AG116_Rl617_1_P2 chromosome 2, CSIRO_AGI_Rlap_v1, whole genome shotgun sequence, one genomic interval encodes:
- the LOC139888402 gene encoding uncharacterized protein: MEIMGFGMKRRKWILPCLNSASISILVNRSPTNKFKLERGVRKGDPLSPFLFILAAEGLNLLVKSAVRNKMYNGVEIGRDKIPISHLQYADDTIINVNVDLVEVEAMACLVVCKVGKFPCTYLGLPIGSNMNKMERWKLVVAKFEKMLTDWKACSISFGRRLTLVKSVLNSFPFEVLLPFEEGGLNLRDLKSKNLALIGKWWWRFKVLKPPHYGLGAAIDALGEPFSNLFCRLIGNGNNTSFWNDKWLEGEAL; the protein is encoded by the exons ATGGAGATCATGGGGTTTGGGATGAAGCGGAGGAAATGGATTCTTCCGTGTTTAAATTCAGCTTCAATTTCTATTTTGGTTAATAGGTCGCCTACAAACAAATTCAAACTTGAAAGAGGAGTAAGGAAAGGTGATCCTCTCTCACCTTTCCTTTTTATTTTGGCGGCAGAGGGTTTAAATTTATTGGTTAAGTCAGCGGTTAGAAACAAAATGTATAATGGTGTGGAAATAGGTCGTGATAAGATTCCAATTTCACACCTTCAATACGCGGATGATACGATTATAAA TGTAAATGTTGACCTTGTTGAAGTTGAGGCCATGGCGTGTTTAGTCGTTTGTAAAGTTGGGAAATTCCCGTGTACCTACCTTGGCCTTCCAATTGGTTCAAATATGAATAAGATGGAGAGATGGAAACTGGTAGTTGCAAAATTTGAAAAAATGCTTACGGATTGGAAAGCGTGTTCGATTTCATTCGGTAGACGTTTGACTCTCGTGAAGTCAGTGCTTAATAGTTTTCCATT TGAGGTTCTCCTTCCTTTTGAGGAGGGAGGACTAAATCTAAGGGATCTTAAAAGTAAAAACTTAGCTctaatcggcaagtggtggtggaggtttaaggtTTTAAAACCACCTCATTATGGGTTAG GAGCTGCCATCGATGCACTTGGAGAGCCATTTTCAAATTTGTTTTGCAGGCTTATTGGCAATGGAAACAATACTTCCTTTTGGAACGATAAATGGTTGGAGGGCGAGGCACTCTAA